A region of Polynucleobacter sp. JS-Mosq-20-D10 DNA encodes the following proteins:
- the aspS gene encoding aspartate--tRNA ligase, whose amino-acid sequence MSMRSHTCGQVTESLIGQEITLSGWVNRRRDHGGVIFIDLRDHQGFVQVVCDPDRPEMFALAEQVRNEFCIQIKGLVRARPAGTENNDLVSGKIEVLCQGLVILNASITPPFQLEDENLSETTRLTHRVLDLRRPQMQKNLRLRYNVAMECRRYLDAAGFIDIETPMLTKSTPEGARDYLVPSRVHDGQFFALPQSPQLFKQLLMVAGFDRYYQITKCFRDEDLRADRQPEFTQIDCETAFLDELEIRDLFENMIRHIFKTTMNVELPNPFPTMPYSEGMARFGSDKPDLRVNFEFTELTDLMKDVDFKVFSGAANQEGGRVVGLCVSGGAEISRSEIDDYTQFVAIYGAKGLAWIKVNSVAEGRNGLQSPIVKNLHDAAIEGILKRTGAKDGDIIFFGADKEKVVNDAIGGLRLKIGHSAWGKEHGLSTEGWKPLWVVDFPMFEYDEDNARWVACHHPFTSPKDEHMQYLELSPGKCLAKAYDMVLNGSEIGGGSVRIHQEAVQSQVFRALKIGAEEAQAKFGFLLDALQYGAPPHGGIAFGLDRIVTMMTGAESIRDVIAFPKTQRAQCLLTQAPSPVDERQLKELHIRLRQAAPAA is encoded by the coding sequence ATGTCGATGCGAAGCCATACCTGCGGTCAGGTAACTGAATCACTCATTGGTCAAGAGATTACCCTCTCTGGTTGGGTTAATCGTCGTCGTGACCATGGCGGCGTGATCTTTATTGACTTGCGTGATCATCAAGGTTTTGTTCAAGTTGTTTGCGATCCAGATCGTCCTGAGATGTTTGCATTGGCTGAGCAGGTTCGTAATGAATTTTGTATTCAGATCAAAGGATTGGTGCGCGCACGTCCTGCTGGTACTGAGAATAATGATTTAGTCAGCGGCAAAATTGAAGTGCTTTGCCAGGGCCTAGTAATTTTGAATGCGTCTATTACTCCTCCATTCCAATTGGAAGATGAGAACTTATCTGAGACTACTCGCTTAACTCACCGTGTTTTGGATTTGCGTCGTCCGCAAATGCAAAAGAATTTACGTTTGCGTTACAACGTAGCCATGGAATGCCGTCGTTACTTGGATGCTGCAGGCTTTATTGATATCGAAACACCAATGTTAACGAAGAGCACTCCTGAGGGTGCTCGCGATTACTTGGTGCCTTCACGTGTGCATGATGGTCAGTTCTTTGCTTTGCCACAGTCTCCCCAGCTATTTAAGCAGCTGTTGATGGTGGCCGGTTTTGATCGTTACTATCAAATTACCAAGTGCTTCCGAGACGAAGATTTGCGTGCTGATCGTCAGCCCGAATTTACTCAGATTGACTGTGAAACAGCTTTCTTGGATGAGCTAGAAATCCGTGATTTATTTGAAAACATGATTCGTCATATTTTCAAAACCACGATGAATGTGGAGTTGCCTAATCCATTTCCAACCATGCCTTATTCAGAGGGTATGGCGCGCTTTGGTTCAGACAAGCCGGATCTGCGTGTGAATTTTGAATTTACTGAATTGACTGATTTAATGAAAGATGTCGATTTCAAGGTATTTTCTGGTGCAGCAAACCAAGAGGGTGGACGCGTAGTTGGTTTGTGCGTATCTGGCGGTGCTGAAATTAGTCGTAGTGAAATTGATGACTACACTCAATTTGTAGCTATCTATGGCGCTAAAGGTTTGGCATGGATCAAGGTGAACTCAGTTGCAGAGGGCCGCAATGGCTTGCAATCACCAATCGTCAAGAACTTGCATGATGCTGCTATCGAAGGCATCTTGAAACGCACTGGCGCTAAAGATGGCGATATTATTTTCTTCGGTGCTGATAAAGAAAAAGTAGTGAATGATGCTATTGGCGGTTTGCGTCTCAAGATTGGTCACTCTGCTTGGGGTAAAGAGCATGGTCTATCTACCGAAGGTTGGAAGCCATTGTGGGTAGTTGATTTCCCAATGTTTGAATACGATGAAGACAATGCCCGTTGGGTTGCATGCCACCATCCATTCACTAGTCCCAAAGATGAGCATATGCAGTATCTCGAATTGAGCCCTGGAAAGTGTTTAGCTAAAGCTTATGACATGGTTCTGAACGGCAGTGAGATTGGTGGTGGATCAGTCCGCATTCATCAAGAAGCAGTGCAAAGCCAGGTATTCCGCGCTTTGAAGATTGGTGCTGAAGAGGCTCAGGCGAAGTTTGGATTCCTATTGGATGCTTTGCAGTACGGCGCACCTCCACATGGTGGTATTGCATTTGGTTTGGACCGTATCGTCACGATGATGACCGGTGCTGAATCTATCCGTGATGTAATCGCCTTCCCTAAAACACAGCGTGCGCAGTGCTTACTTACTCAGGCTCCTAGCCCAGTAGACGAGCGTCAGTTAAAAGAGTTGCATATTCGTTTGCGCCAAGCTGCCCCCGCTGCTTAA
- a CDS encoding DUF502 domain-containing protein encodes MKKYFIAGILVWAPMSITIWVIAGGLGLLDGVFGSVMHAIIAIFPNQFAGDLQHFRELPGVGILIVVSVIVITGFLAISFAGQWWMKVWNRLMNRIPIVRSIYSSVQQVSSTLFSGSGQAFSKALLIRYPHADSWAIAFQTGMPAKEVAAKLGEDYVNVFLPTTPNPTSGFFMIVPRAHTIELEMSVEEALKHIVSMGSVPPTSPTGLAATQSNRHL; translated from the coding sequence ATGAAAAAATACTTTATCGCAGGCATTCTGGTGTGGGCACCGATGTCAATCACCATTTGGGTGATTGCAGGGGGATTGGGCCTGCTCGACGGTGTTTTTGGTTCTGTAATGCATGCCATTATTGCTATATTCCCCAATCAGTTTGCCGGTGATTTACAACATTTCCGTGAATTACCAGGTGTGGGCATTCTGATTGTTGTTTCAGTCATTGTGATTACTGGGTTCCTTGCGATCAGTTTTGCGGGGCAGTGGTGGATGAAGGTATGGAACCGTTTGATGAATCGCATTCCGATTGTGCGATCGATTTACTCTAGTGTTCAGCAAGTATCTTCCACGTTATTTTCTGGCAGTGGCCAAGCGTTTAGCAAGGCATTATTAATTCGCTACCCCCATGCAGATTCTTGGGCGATTGCATTTCAGACTGGTATGCCAGCAAAGGAAGTGGCTGCTAAGTTGGGTGAGGATTACGTGAATGTTTTCCTACCAACCACTCCAAATCCAACCTCTGGATTTTTTATGATAGTCCCACGTGCGCACACCATTGAATTAGAGATGAGCGTAGAAGAGGCGCTCAAACATATTGTTTCAATGGGATCAGTTCCCCCCACCAGTCCAACTGGTTTGGCTGCTACTCAGTCAAACCGTCATCTTTGA
- the ubiB gene encoding ubiquinone biosynthesis regulatory protein kinase UbiB, protein MRRLARLYFIFFTAWRYGLLPLLRDILRPGISRGLLTIFCWISPGQSLPRGERIRLTLEALGPIFVKFGQVLSTRRDLLSEDIANELAKLQDQVPPFSNAESRLLIEKALGLPIEEIFISFDATPVASASVAQVHFGTLRATERHPEWNGRKVAIKVLRPGILPVIESDIALMYDLAKIIEKLSSDGRRLKPTENVAEFDRHLHDELDLMREAANASQLRRYFVDSDKLMIPEMYWDLCHTNVIVMEKMNGISIGRFDELRAAGVDFKKLAAEGVEIFFTQVFEHGFFHADMHPGNIMISLEPDSFGRFISLDFGIVGALSETDKNYLALNFLAFFNRDYRRVAELHVESGWVPADTRVEELEGAVRSVCEPYFDRPLKDISLGIVLVRLFQTSRRFKVEVQPQLSLLSKTLLNVEGLARELDPDLDLWQTAKPILEKWISRQLGWRGLVEGLKSEAPSWAKILPTLPRLIAESLAQGRGPQREQNAELEVLKGLLMQERRTHRLLVGALLFAGGFLAGILIIGLGLY, encoded by the coding sequence GTGCGTCGATTAGCCCGGCTCTATTTCATTTTCTTTACCGCATGGCGTTATGGCTTATTGCCACTGCTGCGCGATATTCTAAGGCCTGGTATTTCGCGTGGCCTATTAACTATTTTTTGCTGGATATCACCAGGACAATCTCTACCTAGAGGTGAGCGCATCCGTTTGACCTTAGAAGCGCTCGGTCCGATTTTCGTAAAATTTGGACAAGTGCTTTCTACTCGACGTGATTTATTGTCAGAAGACATTGCCAATGAATTGGCAAAGTTGCAGGATCAAGTGCCACCATTTTCCAACGCAGAATCACGACTCTTAATTGAGAAGGCGCTTGGTTTACCGATTGAAGAAATATTTATTAGTTTTGATGCAACACCGGTAGCTAGTGCTTCTGTAGCTCAAGTACATTTTGGAACTTTACGTGCCACTGAGAGGCATCCAGAATGGAATGGGCGAAAAGTTGCGATCAAGGTCTTACGTCCAGGCATCCTCCCGGTGATTGAGAGCGATATTGCCTTAATGTATGACTTGGCAAAAATTATTGAAAAATTATCTTCTGATGGTCGTCGTTTAAAGCCAACTGAAAACGTTGCGGAGTTTGATAGACACCTTCATGATGAGCTCGATCTCATGCGTGAGGCTGCTAATGCCAGTCAGTTAAGAAGGTATTTTGTTGATTCAGACAAGCTCATGATTCCAGAAATGTATTGGGATTTATGTCACACCAATGTGATTGTCATGGAAAAAATGAACGGTATATCGATCGGTCGTTTTGATGAATTACGTGCTGCTGGAGTAGATTTCAAAAAATTAGCGGCAGAGGGTGTGGAGATATTTTTTACCCAAGTATTCGAACATGGTTTTTTCCATGCAGATATGCACCCTGGAAATATCATGATCAGCTTGGAGCCAGATAGTTTTGGGCGATTTATTTCTCTGGATTTCGGAATTGTTGGCGCATTAAGTGAGACTGATAAAAACTACTTGGCGCTCAACTTTTTAGCCTTCTTTAACCGTGACTACCGGCGTGTTGCAGAATTGCACGTGGAATCTGGTTGGGTGCCTGCAGATACCCGTGTGGAAGAATTGGAAGGTGCGGTACGCTCCGTTTGCGAACCTTACTTTGATCGACCTCTAAAAGATATTTCTTTGGGCATTGTCTTGGTGCGCTTGTTCCAAACATCTCGTCGTTTTAAGGTCGAAGTACAGCCACAACTATCCCTGCTATCCAAGACATTGCTAAATGTGGAAGGTTTAGCGCGTGAATTAGACCCCGATCTCGATCTTTGGCAGACTGCAAAGCCGATTCTGGAAAAATGGATCAGTAGGCAGTTGGGTTGGCGCGGATTGGTTGAGGGGCTTAAAAGTGAAGCGCCTTCTTGGGCAAAAATACTGCCAACCTTGCCCCGCCTGATTGCGGAGAGTCTGGCGCAAGGGCGCGGTCCGCAAAGAGAGCAAAATGCTGAATTAGAGGTTTTAAAAGGCCTTTTAATGCAGGAAAGACGGACTCATCGCCTTTTGGTGGGCGCCTTGCTGTTTGCGGGTGGCTTTTTGGCTGGAATTCTGATAATTGGCCTTGGTCTTTACTAG
- a CDS encoding SCP2 domain-containing protein — translation MNTVSPTSHHIAASAACRGINHVLKSEPWAMAELSRHAGKVILLSLPIGQLFFEIAPEGSLLALTHADTPSLELEVSPEALSALGGGPANLREQAMKSVKITGDADLAQLLGRLAGQIRWEYEEDLARFIGDAPANFAVRQGKKFISAGKAAATDLLENVIEYVSEERKVLLNKRDFLIRKNEFSVLRDAVDRLEKRIQILERKG, via the coding sequence ATGAACACCGTATCTCCCACCAGCCACCATATTGCAGCGTCTGCCGCTTGCCGAGGCATAAATCACGTCCTCAAGTCTGAGCCATGGGCTATGGCGGAGTTGTCACGCCATGCTGGTAAAGTCATTTTGCTCAGTTTGCCGATTGGGCAGCTCTTTTTTGAGATAGCACCCGAGGGCTCCCTGCTTGCCTTGACTCATGCGGATACCCCGTCATTAGAGCTGGAAGTTTCCCCTGAAGCATTGAGCGCTTTAGGTGGTGGCCCTGCCAACTTGCGGGAGCAAGCAATGAAGTCGGTGAAGATTACTGGCGATGCTGACTTGGCGCAGCTATTGGGCCGCTTAGCAGGTCAAATTCGGTGGGAGTATGAGGAAGACCTAGCGCGCTTCATTGGCGATGCACCTGCAAACTTTGCTGTACGCCAAGGTAAGAAATTCATTTCTGCCGGGAAAGCTGCAGCGACCGATCTATTAGAAAATGTCATTGAGTATGTCAGTGAAGAAAGAAAAGTTCTTTTGAATAAACGTGATTTTTTAATTCGTAAGAATGAATTCAGTGTGTTACGTGATGCAGTTGATCGTCTAGAAAAGCGCATCCAAATTTTAGAGCGAAAAGGTTAA
- a CDS encoding Tim44 domain-containing protein: MNKHFFKAVLLSLSLIFATVGHANAARLGGGKSVGKAPSAPIQKQATPAQKPAQQAQPAAPAAAPQAPAPSRFGGMGGILGGLAAGLGIGFLLSHFGLGEGASSLITGLLIAALAGFAIIFIMRKMIPALSGANKSPQVTSQGMQRTNLDQTPRQEPAFTPAASAFGGVAAEPAPFPSTLPPGFDEYAFLDNAKQFFSGLQKAWDQGDLVALREYATPEMFATIEQDLAGRADSANQTDVVTLNAQLLGIETADNTYYCSVQFTGMIREQVGAQANNFSEVWNLSKPVSGPGGWVLAGISQLV; encoded by the coding sequence ATGAATAAGCATTTTTTCAAAGCAGTTCTGTTAAGCCTTAGCTTAATATTTGCTACCGTTGGTCACGCCAATGCTGCCCGTTTAGGTGGCGGTAAAAGTGTTGGCAAGGCACCAAGTGCACCAATACAAAAACAAGCCACTCCCGCACAAAAGCCGGCTCAACAAGCGCAACCAGCTGCACCAGCTGCAGCTCCTCAGGCGCCAGCACCAAGTCGCTTTGGGGGTATGGGTGGCATCTTGGGTGGCTTAGCTGCAGGTCTTGGTATTGGCTTCCTCTTATCCCATTTTGGTTTAGGTGAGGGGGCATCTTCATTGATCACTGGATTACTGATTGCAGCTCTAGCAGGATTTGCCATCATATTTATCATGAGAAAAATGATCCCCGCTTTATCTGGTGCCAATAAAAGTCCTCAAGTGACCTCGCAAGGTATGCAGCGTACTAATTTAGACCAGACGCCAAGACAAGAGCCTGCGTTTACGCCAGCTGCTAGTGCATTTGGTGGCGTTGCTGCTGAGCCTGCACCATTTCCATCAACCCTGCCGCCAGGGTTTGATGAGTATGCATTTTTGGATAATGCTAAACAGTTTTTCTCAGGCTTACAAAAGGCGTGGGATCAGGGTGACTTAGTTGCATTACGCGAGTACGCTACACCAGAGATGTTCGCCACGATTGAGCAAGACCTGGCTGGACGTGCTGATAGCGCAAATCAAACCGATGTAGTGACACTCAATGCGCAGCTGCTCGGAATTGAGACAGCTGACAATACTTACTACTGTAGCGTGCAGTTCACTGGCATGATTCGTGAACAAGTAGGTGCACAGGCGAATAATTTCTCTGAAGTATGGAACCTCAGCAAGCCGGTAAGCGGTCCTGGAGGCTGGGTACTAGCAGGTATCTCTCAGTTAGTTTAA
- the ubiE gene encoding bifunctional demethylmenaquinone methyltransferase/2-methoxy-6-polyprenyl-1,4-benzoquinol methylase UbiE translates to MSKTHFGYQSVDEAEKAGKVAEVFHSVASKYDVMNDLMSFGLHRLWKKVTIARAQVRPGQKVLDIAGGTGDLAAAFARAAGWGHNPEAQVWLSDINASMLGVGRDRLLDQGLALPCVQFDAEKIPFPANHFDVVTVAFGLRNMTHKDLALAEMLRVIKPGGRVLVLEFSKPDAFLSPIYDTYSFKVLPWLGEKIAQDSESYRYLAESIRMHPDAQALKDIMLGVGFDEVDTHRMTGGIVALHIGIKY, encoded by the coding sequence ATGAGTAAGACCCATTTTGGATACCAAAGCGTCGATGAGGCTGAAAAGGCGGGTAAGGTCGCCGAGGTATTTCATTCTGTAGCGAGTAAATATGATGTCATGAATGACTTGATGTCATTTGGATTACATCGCTTGTGGAAAAAAGTCACGATTGCTCGTGCTCAAGTACGCCCTGGTCAAAAAGTATTGGATATTGCGGGCGGCACGGGTGACTTAGCCGCTGCCTTTGCGCGTGCAGCAGGCTGGGGCCATAACCCTGAAGCTCAAGTATGGTTAAGTGATATCAATGCCTCCATGTTGGGAGTTGGCCGTGATCGCCTTCTCGATCAGGGATTGGCTTTACCCTGCGTTCAGTTCGATGCTGAAAAAATTCCTTTCCCTGCGAATCACTTTGATGTGGTGACAGTGGCGTTTGGCTTGCGAAACATGACCCATAAAGACCTTGCTTTGGCAGAGATGCTCAGAGTCATTAAGCCCGGTGGTCGAGTGTTGGTGCTGGAGTTCTCGAAACCGGATGCCTTTTTAAGTCCGATTTATGACACCTACTCATTTAAGGTGTTGCCTTGGTTGGGTGAAAAGATTGCCCAAGATTCTGAGAGCTACCGCTACCTAGCAGAATCCATTCGGATGCACCCAGATGCTCAGGCCCTTAAAGACATCATGCTAGGAGTGGGTTTTGACGAGGTAGATACCCACAGAATGACTGGGGGTATCGTTGCGCTCCATATTGGTATTAAATACTAG
- a CDS encoding gamma-butyrobetaine hydroxylase-like domain-containing protein: MIPTNVVVHQQSKVLELSYENGNTFRLPFEFLRVVSPSAEVQGHGPGQETLQTGKREVLIANIEPVGHYALKPSFSDGHDSGLYSWDYLQFLCENQEALWKEHLDKLAAAGLDRDAPMSVAGGKSCGSH; encoded by the coding sequence ATGATTCCAACTAATGTTGTAGTGCATCAGCAGTCAAAAGTGCTTGAGCTCTCTTATGAGAATGGCAATACCTTTCGCCTACCTTTTGAATTTTTAAGGGTGGTGTCTCCTTCGGCTGAAGTCCAAGGTCATGGTCCTGGGCAAGAGACTTTGCAAACTGGTAAGCGTGAAGTTCTCATAGCGAATATTGAGCCTGTAGGTCACTACGCTCTGAAGCCTTCGTTTTCTGATGGACATGATTCTGGTTTGTATTCTTGGGACTACCTGCAATTTTTATGCGAGAACCAAGAAGCATTATGGAAAGAGCACTTGGATAAACTAGCTGCTGCTGGTCTAGATCGTGATGCTCCGATGAGTGTTGCTGGTGGTAAATCTTGTGGCAGCCATTAA
- a CDS encoding FAD/FMN-binding oxidoreductase has translation MNAPLALNQLLDAEAGSPRLREIPYNYTSFSDREIVIRLLGEESWRVLNDLRGIRRTGRSARMLFEVLGDIWVVQRNPFLQDDLLESANRRQLLIDALWHRLGEVKKRSSGESVEQVQILLKAAHLAVERFEQGFKDVTEIRKRARKELGRITAADNICFDGVSRAAHVTDATDWRVEFPLVVLKPDYESEIPGLVKACIALGLTIIPRGGGTGYTGGAIPLYAMSAVINTEKLEQIDSVKAKRLPGVDHEVSTIFTGAGVVTRRVADAAERSGLVFAVDPTSADASCIGGNIAMNAGGKKAVLWGTALDNLASWRMVDPEGNWLDVERLDHNLGKIHVAEKVRFQLTWSDGASEPGENILKTETLEVEGKRFRKEGLGKDVTDKFLSGLPGVQKEGCDGLITSATWILHRMPKFMRTVCLEFFGQAQEAIPSIVEIKAYLDGLSKNGGPILAGLEHLDDRYLRAVGYSTKSKRNSMPKMVLIGDIAGDDEEAVAAATSEVVRMANNRVGEGFVAVSAESRKKFWLDRARTAAIARHTNAFKINEDVVIPLPRMGEYTNGIERINIELSLKNKLQVLDGLKAFLEKSALPLGKSDEGYEIPSAEILGDRVQQALELIAKVRARWSDWLMQMDTYFPDLQNYSLRASWKVEVRAELRIIFGGLAFEPILNELESIHKNILRKRVFIALHMHAGDGNVHTNIPVNSDDYEMLQDAHRAVDRIMKLARSLDGVISGEHGIGITKLEYLTEAELKDFRAYKMRVDPEGRFNKGKLMPHADLSIAYTPSFGLMGHESIIMQQSDIGAIADSVKDCLRCGKCKPVCSTHVPRANLLYSPRDKILATSSLIEAFLYEEQTRRGVSIRHWEMFDDVAAHCTVCHKCLTPCPVNIDFGEVSMNMRNLLRKMGQQRFNPGTAASMLFLNATDPDTINLVRKTMIGWGYKLQRLGNDVFRKFARKQTAHPPATVTKPNIKEQVIFFVNKKMPGNLPKKTARALLDIEDANYVPIIRDPKTTSADTEAVFYFPGCGSERLFSQVGLATQAMLWNVGVQTVLPPGYLCCGYPQRGNGDFDKAEKMITDNRVLFHRVANTLNYLDIKTVVVSCGTCYDQLAGYQFEQIFPGCRIIDIHEYLLEKGVKLSNVTGVRYMYHDPCHSPMKLQDPLKTVNELIQSEDGKAIQKNDRCCGESGTLAVTRPDISTQVRFRKQIEMEKAANELRKDDFTGDVKVLTSCPSCLQGLTRFDADSDTTADYIVVEMAQKLLGPDWMQDYVAKANQGGIERVLV, from the coding sequence ATGAACGCCCCATTAGCTTTGAATCAGTTGTTGGATGCCGAAGCAGGTTCACCCCGCCTCCGCGAAATCCCCTATAACTACACCTCCTTTTCCGATCGTGAAATCGTTATCCGCTTGCTGGGCGAGGAGTCATGGCGTGTTCTAAATGATTTGCGTGGGATTCGCCGTACTGGTCGCTCAGCTCGGATGTTGTTCGAGGTGTTGGGCGACATTTGGGTAGTCCAACGCAACCCTTTCTTGCAAGACGACCTATTAGAGAGTGCCAATCGCCGTCAGTTATTAATTGACGCTTTATGGCATCGCCTTGGTGAGGTAAAGAAAAGATCTAGCGGTGAATCGGTTGAGCAAGTTCAGATTTTGTTGAAAGCGGCACATCTCGCGGTAGAGCGTTTTGAGCAGGGCTTTAAAGATGTGACGGAGATTCGTAAGCGTGCTCGAAAAGAGCTTGGTCGCATCACGGCTGCAGATAATATTTGTTTTGATGGTGTCTCACGTGCAGCGCATGTGACCGATGCGACTGATTGGCGCGTTGAGTTTCCATTAGTCGTTCTTAAGCCTGATTACGAGTCTGAGATCCCTGGCCTTGTGAAAGCGTGTATTGCCTTGGGTTTAACCATTATTCCGCGTGGAGGCGGCACTGGTTATACCGGTGGCGCTATTCCTCTCTACGCTATGTCGGCAGTGATTAATACTGAAAAGCTTGAGCAGATTGATAGCGTCAAGGCAAAGCGTTTGCCAGGCGTGGACCATGAAGTTTCAACCATCTTTACTGGTGCGGGTGTAGTTACACGTAGAGTTGCAGATGCGGCAGAGCGTTCTGGGCTGGTGTTTGCAGTCGACCCTACTTCAGCTGATGCCAGTTGTATTGGCGGCAACATTGCCATGAATGCCGGCGGTAAGAAGGCGGTCTTATGGGGTACTGCACTAGATAACTTGGCTAGCTGGCGCATGGTGGATCCAGAAGGTAATTGGCTTGATGTCGAACGCCTTGATCACAACTTAGGAAAAATTCACGTAGCAGAAAAAGTACGCTTTCAGCTAACTTGGTCTGATGGTGCGAGTGAGCCAGGCGAAAACATTCTCAAAACAGAAACCTTAGAAGTAGAAGGTAAGCGCTTTCGAAAAGAGGGCTTAGGTAAGGATGTCACTGATAAGTTTTTATCAGGCCTGCCTGGTGTTCAAAAAGAAGGTTGCGATGGATTAATTACGAGCGCTACTTGGATTTTGCATCGCATGCCTAAATTCATGCGGACTGTTTGCTTGGAGTTCTTTGGTCAAGCGCAAGAAGCTATTCCAAGCATTGTAGAAATCAAGGCATATCTCGATGGCTTGAGCAAGAATGGTGGACCAATCTTGGCTGGCCTAGAGCACCTGGATGATCGCTATTTGAGAGCAGTTGGTTATTCCACTAAATCCAAACGCAATTCAATGCCTAAGATGGTATTGATTGGTGATATTGCTGGTGATGATGAAGAGGCTGTAGCAGCTGCGACTAGCGAAGTGGTTCGCATGGCTAACAATCGTGTGGGTGAAGGTTTTGTGGCGGTTAGCGCTGAGTCGCGTAAAAAGTTTTGGTTAGATCGTGCGCGTACTGCAGCTATTGCTCGCCACACCAATGCTTTTAAGATTAATGAAGATGTTGTGATTCCATTGCCACGCATGGGGGAGTACACCAATGGTATCGAGCGTATCAACATTGAACTCTCCCTCAAAAATAAGTTACAAGTTCTAGATGGCCTTAAAGCTTTCCTGGAAAAGAGTGCCCTGCCACTTGGTAAGAGCGATGAGGGCTATGAAATCCCCAGCGCTGAAATCTTAGGTGACCGCGTACAGCAAGCCCTTGAACTGATCGCTAAGGTACGGGCGCGTTGGTCAGATTGGCTGATGCAGATGGATACGTATTTTCCGGATCTGCAGAATTACAGTTTGCGTGCCTCCTGGAAGGTGGAAGTGCGCGCTGAACTCAGAATTATTTTTGGTGGCCTAGCATTTGAGCCCATCCTCAATGAGCTGGAGTCTATTCATAAAAATATTTTACGTAAGCGTGTATTTATAGCGCTACATATGCACGCTGGTGATGGTAATGTGCACACCAACATACCGGTAAACTCGGATGACTACGAGATGCTGCAAGATGCTCATCGCGCTGTCGATCGGATTATGAAATTGGCTCGCTCATTAGATGGTGTAATTTCTGGTGAGCATGGTATTGGTATTACTAAGCTTGAGTATCTGACTGAGGCTGAGCTTAAGGATTTCCGCGCTTACAAAATGCGTGTGGATCCTGAGGGTCGCTTTAACAAGGGCAAGTTAATGCCGCATGCAGATCTCAGTATTGCCTATACCCCAAGCTTTGGTTTGATGGGACATGAATCCATCATCATGCAGCAAAGTGATATTGGTGCGATTGCTGATAGTGTGAAAGATTGTTTGCGTTGCGGTAAGTGCAAGCCAGTCTGTTCTACACATGTACCACGCGCCAATTTACTGTACAGCCCACGCGACAAAATTTTGGCAACCTCCTCGTTAATCGAAGCCTTCTTATATGAAGAACAAACGCGTCGTGGCGTATCGATTCGTCATTGGGAAATGTTTGATGACGTTGCAGCACATTGCACTGTTTGCCATAAGTGTTTAACACCTTGCCCTGTCAATATTGATTTTGGTGAGGTCTCAATGAACATGCGTAACTTATTGCGCAAGATGGGGCAGCAACGCTTTAATCCGGGAACAGCGGCATCGATGCTGTTCTTAAATGCTACCGATCCAGATACTATCAACTTGGTTCGTAAGACCATGATTGGTTGGGGTTATAAGCTCCAGCGTTTGGGCAATGATGTGTTCCGTAAGTTCGCGCGCAAACAAACTGCGCACCCACCCGCCACGGTAACAAAGCCGAATATTAAAGAGCAGGTCATTTTCTTTGTAAATAAGAAGATGCCTGGCAATCTGCCGAAGAAAACTGCTCGTGCACTCTTAGATATCGAGGATGCGAATTACGTACCGATTATTCGAGATCCAAAAACAACATCCGCAGATACTGAAGCAGTGTTCTATTTCCCGGGTTGCGGTTCTGAACGCTTATTCTCGCAGGTGGGTTTAGCTACGCAAGCGATGCTGTGGAATGTGGGTGTGCAAACAGTATTGCCTCCGGGCTACCTCTGCTGCGGCTATCCACAGCGTGGCAATGGTGATTTCGATAAAGCGGAAAAGATGATTACGGATAATCGCGTTCTCTTTCATCGCGTAGCTAATACCCTCAATTACTTGGATATCAAGACCGTAGTGGTTTCATGTGGCACTTGTTATGACCAGTTAGCAGGTTACCAGTTTGAACAGATCTTCCCTGGTTGCCGCATTATTGATATTCATGAGTACTTGCTGGAGAAGGGTGTCAAGCTTTCCAATGTCACCGGTGTGAGGTATATGTATCACGATCCATGCCACTCACCAATGAAGTTGCAAGACCCTCTCAAGACGGTGAATGAGCTTATTCAGTCGGAAGATGGCAAAGCGATTCAGAAGAATGATCGATGCTGTGGTGAGTCTGGAACTCTTGCGGTGACACGTCCCGATATTTCAACTCAGGTGCGTTTCCGCAAGCAAATTGAGATGGAGAAGGCGGCCAACGAATTGCGTAAAGATGATTTCACTGGAGATGTCAAAGTGCTCACTAGCTGCCCATCTTGCTTACAAGGTCTCACTCGCTTTGATGCGGATAGTGATACCACTGCCGATTACATCGTGGTTGAAATGGCACAAAAATTATTAGGTCCTGATTGGATGCAAGATTACGTTGCTAAGGCAAATCAAGGTGGTATTGAGAGGGTATTGGTTTAA